One window of the Microtus ochrogaster isolate Prairie Vole_2 chromosome 10, MicOch1.0, whole genome shotgun sequence genome contains the following:
- the LOC101981637 gene encoding NADH-cytochrome b5 reductase-like: MDEREDSDAEAWLQLKPVEPLPSQCCGSGCSPCVFDLYYRDLERWEAARARNDRSLLSGKQSSETQDCSTKLSPETFLAFHISAIEKLTKDTYHVRFTLPGSNQLGLHPGQHLILRGTADGLEIQRAYTPISPVTAEGYFDVLIKCYQTGLMSRYVESWRIGDTAFWRGPFGSFLYEPNKYGELLMLAAGTGLAPMVPILQSITDNADDETFVTLVGCFKTFEAIYLKTFLQEQARFWNVRTFFVLSQEVSPEQLPWSYREKTRFGRLGQELLDELVAHCRRKPFTLVCGSPEFTEDMARCLLAAGLTKDSYFLF, encoded by the exons ATGGATGAGAGGGAGGACAGCGATGCTGAAGCTTGGCTGCAGCTGAAGCCTGTGGAGCCCCTACCCTCCCAGTGCTGCGGGAGTGGCTGCTCGCCCTGTGTGTTTGACCTCTATTACCGAGACCTGGAAAGATGGGAAGCAGCCCGAGCCAGAAATGACCGGAGCCTGCTGAGTGGAAAGCAGTCATCCGAGACCCAG GACTGCTCCACCAAGCTGAGTCCAGAGACCTTCCTGGCCTTCCACATCAGTGCCATAGAGAAACTCACCAAGGACACCTACCATGTCCGGTTTACACTGCCTGGGAGCAATCAACTCGGCCTGCATCCTGGGCAGCACCTCATCCTACG aggtACAGCAGATGGCTTAGAAATTCAGAGAGCCTATACTCCCATCAGCCCTGTCACTGCGGAAGGATACTTTGATGTTTTAATCAAG TGCTATCAGACTGGGCTGATGTCCCGGTACGTGGAGTCCTGGAGAATAGGAGACACAGCTTTCTGGAGAGGGCCTTTCGGAAGCTTCTTGTATGAACCAAACAAG TATGGTGAACTCCTCATGCTGGCAGCTGGCACAGGCCTGGCCCCTATGGTGCCCATCCTGCAGAGCATCACAGACAATGCAGATGACGAGACCTTCGTCACCTTGGTTGGCTGCTTCAAGACCTTCGAGGCCATCTACCTGAAGACCTTCCTCCAGGAGCAGGCCAGGTTCTGGAACGTGCGAACCTTCTTTGTCCTCAGTCAG GAGGTCTCCCCAGAGCAGCTTCCCTGGAGCTACCGTGAGAAGACCCGCTTTGGCCGCCTGGGCCAGGAACTGCTTGATGAGCTAGTGGCCCACTGCCGGAGAAAGCCGTTTACATTAGTCTGTGGCTCACCTGAATTTACTGAGGACATGGCTCGGTGTCTGCTGGCTGCTGGCCTGACTAAGGATTCCTACTTCCTCTTCTAG
- the Mrpl37 gene encoding 39S ribosomal protein L37, mitochondrial gives MALASGPALRVLAYSGRLGLGGCGAPKRGAYEWGVRSTRKPEPRPLDRVYEIPGLEPITYEGKMHFVPGLARPIFPPWDRGWNDPRFHRTAPMHEQPLYKDEPCYIFHQRCRLLEGMKQALWLTKTKLIEGLPKKVLSLVDDPRNHIENQEERVLDIISHGRLWHSTEDIPKRETYCPVIVDSLIQLCKSQILKHPSLARRMSAQNYSLATTWNRESLLLQVRGSSGAILRAKDPLPTIASREEVEATESHVLETFYPISPTIDLQKCHVYDMEDDTGFREGYPYPYPHTLYFLEKANLRPQRFLPEQLRAKMLLFAFANALAQARLLYGNATKVLEQPIVVQSVGTDGRVFQFLVLQLNTTDLASNEGIKNLVWVDSDQLLYRHFWCRPVIKRKVVLEPAGPVDFQPETFRKFLALYLHGAV, from the exons ATGGCGTTGGCGTCCGGGCCCGCTTTGCGGGTGTTAGCTTATTCTGGTAGGCTCGGCCTCGGGGGCTGCGGGGCCCCGAAACGCGGGGCGTACGAATGGGGCGTGCGTTCCACGCGGAAGCCCGAGCCTCGGCCCCTGGACAGGGTGTATGAGATCCCGGGTCTGGAGCCCATTACCTACGAGGGGAAGATGCACTTCGTCCCGGGGCTGGCTCGGCCCATCTTCCCGCCGTGGGATCGCGGCTGGAACGATCCACGGTTCCACCGCACGGCCCCGATGCACGAGCAGCCTCTGTACAAGGACGAGCCCTGCTACATATTCCACCAGCGCTGCCGACTCCTTGAGG GTATGAAGCAGGCTCTCTGGCTAACTAAGACCAAGCTAATAGAAGGCCTTCCCAAGAAAGTGCTTAGTCTTGTTGATGATCCAAGAAATCACATAGAGAACCAAGAAGAGCGTGTTTTGGATATCATCTCTCATGGCCGTCTCTGGCACTCCACTGAGGACATCCCCAAGAGAGAAACCTACTG CCCAGTCATTGTGGACAGCCTCATCCAGCTGTGTAAGTCCCAGATTCTCAAGCACCCTTCTCTGGCCAGGCGGATGTCTGCCCAAAACTACTCCTTAGCCACCACCTGGAATCGAG AGTCTCTTCTCCTTCAGGTCCGAGGTTCTAGTGGTGCTATATTAAGAGCCAAGGACCCTCTGCCCACCATTGCCTCCAGAGAGGAGGTGGAAGCTACCGAAAGTCATGTTCTTGAAACCTTCTATCCCATTTCTCCTACCATCGATCTTCAGAAATGCCATGTCTATGACATGGAAGATGACACAG GATTCCGGGAGGGCTACCCTTACCCCTATCCCCACACCTTGTATTTCCTGGAAAAGGCCAATTTACGGCCACAACGCTTCCTTCCGGAACAGCTAAGGGCCAAGATGCTCCTGTTTGCTTTTGCAAATGCCCTGGCTCAGGCTCGGCTCCTCtatggg AACGCCACCAAGGTCTTGGAGCAGCCCATAGTCGTGCAGAGCGTGGGCACCGATGGCCGTGTCTTCCAGTTCCTCGTGTTGCAGTTGAACACCACAGATCTGGCCTCTAATGAGGGCATCAAGAATTTGGTATGGGTAGACTCAGACCAGCTCCTGTACCGGCACTTCTGGTGTCGCCCAGTCATCAAAAGGAAGGTGGTGTTG GAACCTGCTGGGCCTGTTGATTTCCAGCCAGAGACATTCAGGAAGTTTTTAGCTCTGTATTTGCATGGTGCTGTGTGA